A segment of the Candidatus Jettenia caeni genome:
TTTTCTTTGATTTTGTCCACAATATTATGATTTCGTATATTGTTGACAAACGATTGCTAAAACTTCTCTTGTATCAGGTATAGCAAATTGTATTAAAGTTTCCAGAGGCTGAGCAATAAATCGCCGGAAAAAATTGTTTTGCGCAGAGTAATTGAAATATAATTCTTGAGCAATAGCAAGTTTTGATAGTTTTGCCAAATCTCTTAATTCTCCGATGGTAAATTCGTGATGATGACCAATAAAAGGAACTTTTGATTTATAAATTTCCTGGAGTTGCACAAGAGGTGTTCGTCCAAAAAGTAAGCTTATTCTTTTAGGCCAATAAGCAATATTGGGAACCTCAATATACAATATCCCTTTAGAATTTAGCATAGAAGTAATATTGTCCATAAAAGTCTTTAAAGAGTGAGGGTAGTGTTCCAAAACTGCCATAATTGTAATCACATCGAAACAACCAGGAACAATTGCTCCTGCCTGAAAAGGATCATAGCTTACGACTGTCACTCCCCAATCGGCAGCATGTTTAAATAAATTGTTAAATGAATTACTATAATATTGCAAAGATTCAGTCATTGTTACCGCAAATCCTAATTTTCTCAGTGTTATTGGGAAGACGCTCCAAAATCCTCCAATATCACAGATTGTCTGTTCACATCCGTTTTCAGCAAATGTTGAATAAGCTTTGTAAAAGCGGATTGCCGAAGCCTGTAAGTAACCTTGAAAATCGAAAACATTTGGACTCCAGCTATAGCAGTGGGTTGCAATTTCCATCTGCATTTGCGGTGTCCAATACGTAAAAACAGTGCGAACAGACTCTTGATATATTTCATTGAACTCCTGGAAGGTCACTAATTTCATGATACTACATTTCTTCTGGCATAAAAAATATAGATAATACTTGCAATAAGCATAAATCCATATGATACTGTAGATGCGATTGATGCCCCAACAACGCCAAATATGGGTATTATCTTTAAATTGAGTAGAATATTAAGTATTGCTGCTATAGCAGGAGAGTATACCGTAATAAGAGGCATCCCCATAGACGCAAAGTAGTTCATGTAAATTGAATTGATAGATAACATAACAATACCTGGCAGCAAACAAATAAAAGGTATCACTACAGGCAAAAAAGCCATACCAAATAACAATCGCACAAGTGGCGCTGCTAACAATGTAGCTAATCCTGCTATAACAACCATCATGACACCCACAAGCAGTGCTACTTTTTTTGCGAGAATCCATTTGTCTAGTTCAGTTGATAGAGATGACAACTTTGGAAATAAAATAGTTCCGATTGCAACAGGCAACATAAATAACACATTAGTCATGGTTACGGCAATAGAATAGTATCCAGCCTGCTGTGCCCCTAAAATATGTTTTACCATCAACAAATCTACACGTAACACTAAGAAGGCAAAAAAAGCACCCAAATAGGCTTTCAGCCCATAAAAAATGTTTTCTTTGAAGACCGTAAATGATGGGAAAGGGAAAGATACGATATAGGGTTTTAAACACCATAACATCCAGGGTAAAGTAAAAAAAAAGGTAATAAATCCAGCGAGAAATATTTTCTCTACCGTTACATTACCAGACATAACTATTAATCCAATCAGGGTAATTCCTAAAATTTTTGTTACTATCTCACTTATATTAAAAGCACGCACTTTATGAATACCAAGAAGGAGATTTTGCATTAACATGTGAGCAAGACCAAAAGGAATCCAAGCCAATGCCATTATAAGCAACAAACCATGCACAGGTTGAATTGTTGGCCATAGAAAAAATATCAGCCACGTCAGACCTATCACAAAGCTGCCGAATATAAAGCTAACTGCTATTGTATTGCCTAATAGTGAAGGAAGGAGTTCACGGTTTTTGGCAACATAATACGTATTCGAAGCATGCAAACCCAAATTGCCAAATTGCACACCCATGGCACTTATGGCCGACGCTACAGCGTAAAGCCCCCTTCCTTCAGGCCCAAGAGCCCTAGCCACAAGTACAGTAGTAAGTAAACTAATGCATACTTGTACCACCTGAGCTGCAAAGGTTTCCATCACTTTTCGGATAAAATCGGAAGCAATAGACCTCCTGTAAAGATCAAACAATGTTTGATGGAAGGAGCCGTTCTGCACAGTTAATAAGGCATATATCTTAGTCCTCATACAATGTATTCCTTCCACCACAATGCAAGATTAAACAGATACCACGCCTGAGGGCCGTTACCCTGATTAATCATGCGCATCACCTCGACACGGTCAAGAAAGTCTGTCTGGTCGCAAAAATCGCTTAGTTCTCTGCGAATTTGCTCTCCTAACCTGTCAAAGAACCACTCATACACCGGCACACCGAATCCCTGTTTTTTGCGGTCAATGAGTTCATCAGGAATGAGGCCGCGCACAGCTTTCTTGAGTATATATTTTAAAGTACCGTTTTTTGTCTTTATTGCCTCAGGGATGCTCATGGCTAGCTCCACAAACTTATGGTCCAGGAAAGGTACCCGTCCCTCAAGACTTACCCCCATAGTCATCTTATCCACCCGCATCAATAGCAGCTCAGG
Coding sequences within it:
- a CDS encoding polysaccharide biosynthesis protein, translated to MRTKIYALLTVQNGSFHQTLFDLYRRSIASDFIRKVMETFAAQVVQVCISLLTTVLVARALGPEGRGLYAVASAISAMGVQFGNLGLHASNTYYVAKNRELLPSLLGNTIAVSFIFGSFVIGLTWLIFFLWPTIQPVHGLLLIMALAWIPFGLAHMLMQNLLLGIHKVRAFNISEIVTKILGITLIGLIVMSGNVTVEKIFLAGFITFFFTLPWMLWCLKPYIVSFPFPSFTVFKENIFYGLKAYLGAFFAFLVLRVDLLMVKHILGAQQAGYYSIAVTMTNVLFMLPVAIGTILFPKLSSLSTELDKWILAKKVALLVGVMMVVIAGLATLLAAPLVRLLFGMAFLPVVIPFICLLPGIVMLSINSIYMNYFASMGMPLITVYSPAIAAILNILLNLKIIPIFGVVGASIASTVSYGFMLIASIIYIFYARRNVVS
- a CDS encoding putative methyltransferase, with protein sequence MKLVTFQEFNEIYQESVRTVFTYWTPQMQMEIATHCYSWSPNVFDFQGYLQASAIRFYKAYSTFAENGCEQTICDIGGFWSVFPITLRKLGFAVTMTESLQYYSNSFNNLFKHAADWGVTVVSYDPFQAGAIVPGCFDVITIMAVLEHYPHSLKTFMDNITSMLNSKGILYIEVPNIAYWPKRISLLFGRTPLVQLQEIYKSKVPFIGHHHEFTIGELRDLAKLSKLAIAQELYFNYSAQNNFFRRFIAQPLETLIQFAIPDTREVLAIVCQQYTKS